Proteins encoded within one genomic window of Betaproteobacteria bacterium:
- a CDS encoding rubrerythrin — MQLKGTKTHENLKAAFAGESQANRRYLYFAAKADVEGQNDVAAVFRSTAEGETGHAHGHLEYLEACGDPATDLPIGRTRENLKASIAGETHEYTDMYPGMAKSARDEGFSEISDWFETLAKAERSHANRFQKALDALAD, encoded by the coding sequence ATGCAACTGAAAGGAACCAAGACGCACGAAAACCTCAAGGCGGCATTCGCCGGCGAATCGCAAGCGAACCGCCGTTACCTTTACTTCGCCGCCAAGGCCGACGTGGAAGGTCAGAACGACGTGGCCGCGGTGTTCCGCTCTACTGCCGAGGGCGAAACGGGACATGCTCACGGTCATCTCGAGTACCTCGAGGCTTGCGGCGATCCCGCCACCGATCTGCCGATCGGCCGCACGCGCGAGAATCTGAAAGCGTCGATCGCGGGTGAAACGCACGAGTACACCGACATGTACCCGGGCATGGCCAAGTCCGCACGCGACGAAGGCTTCAGCGAAATTTCCGACTGGTTCGAGACCCTGGCGAAAGCCGAGCGCTCGCACGCCAATCGGTTCCAGAAGGCGCTGGACGCGCTCGCCGACTAG
- a CDS encoding RNA pyrophosphohydrolase, whose protein sequence is MIDKDGYRPNVGIIILSQRNEVFWGKRVNQHAWQFPQGGIKHGESPEQAMFRELNEEVGLVPHHVRILGRTRGWLRYDVPDQWIKRDWRGNYRGQKQIWYLLRFVARDCDVQLRASGRPEFDAWRWNSYWIPLESVIEFKREVYQRALNELSRYVERSRGARKAGHGERAANGVPVPIKEPASTGSA, encoded by the coding sequence ATGATCGACAAGGATGGTTATCGCCCGAATGTGGGAATCATCATCCTCAGCCAGCGCAACGAGGTGTTCTGGGGCAAGCGTGTCAACCAGCACGCGTGGCAATTCCCGCAAGGCGGCATCAAGCACGGGGAATCGCCTGAGCAGGCGATGTTCCGCGAGCTCAACGAGGAAGTCGGTCTCGTACCACATCACGTGCGCATCCTGGGCCGCACCCGGGGTTGGCTGCGCTACGATGTGCCCGATCAATGGATCAAGCGCGACTGGCGCGGCAACTATCGCGGGCAAAAGCAGATCTGGTACCTGCTGCGGTTCGTTGCACGCGACTGCGATGTGCAGCTGCGCGCATCCGGACGCCCGGAGTTCGACGCCTGGCGCTGGAACAGCTACTGGATACCGCTGGAATCGGTGATCGAGTTCAAGCGCGAGGTCTACCAGCGCGCGCTGAACGAGCTGAGCCGTTATGTCGAGCGCTCACGCGGCGCACGCAAAGCCGGGCATGGGGAACGCGCCGCGAATGGCGTCCCCGTTCCGATCAAGGAGCCGGCGAGCACCGGCAGCGCCTAG
- a CDS encoding DUF3501 family protein encodes MGKITRESLMTLEAYAGARTEFRNKVLAHKKHRTVAIGPNVTLVFEDELTMRYQIQEMLRAERIFEADGIQDELDAYNPLVPDGSNWKATMLLEYPEVEERRRMLARLIGIEDRVWVRAEGSSAVYAIADEDLERENEDKTSSVHFLRFDLTPEMIARLRAGAALSLGIDHPNYQHPIAEVDAATRASLVADLA; translated from the coding sequence ATGGGAAAGATCACCCGCGAAAGCCTGATGACTCTGGAAGCCTATGCCGGCGCGCGCACCGAGTTTCGCAACAAGGTGTTGGCGCACAAGAAGCATCGAACCGTCGCAATCGGCCCGAACGTGACCCTCGTGTTCGAAGACGAGCTGACGATGCGCTATCAGATCCAGGAGATGCTGCGGGCCGAGCGCATCTTCGAGGCCGACGGCATCCAGGACGAGCTGGACGCATACAACCCGCTCGTGCCCGACGGTTCCAACTGGAAGGCCACCATGCTGCTCGAGTATCCCGAGGTCGAAGAGCGCCGGCGCATGCTCGCTCGGCTGATCGGCATCGAAGACCGCGTCTGGGTCCGGGCGGAGGGCTCCAGCGCGGTGTACGCGATTGCCGACGAGGATTTGGAGCGCGAAAACGAAGACAAGACCTCTTCGGTGCACTTCCTGCGTTTCGACCTGACCCCGGAAATGATTGCGCGGCTGCGCGCGGGCGCCGCGCTCTCGCTGGGAATCGATCATCCCAACTACCAGCACCCGATCGCTGAAGTCGACGCTGCGACGCGGGCGTCTTTGGTTGCGGACCTGGCATGA
- a CDS encoding transglycosylase SLT domain-containing protein, translated as MLRAAILLIAAAFHAGEAHSGPQMYEPLSASARHALQKAVSDQAVEGSSFQSRQQARTWILAMSPRLQKKLPDSVARIEFLRTVHYEATRAGLDPQLVLAVIQVESNFRKYAVSTAGARGYMQVMPFWLDLIGTAEHNLFHLRTNLRYGCLILRHYLDIERGNLTRALGRYNGSLGKLWYPSLVQTAWKNAWQYAEPIAPTTAGVANVGGRGETPVTPVPAVTATVLRR; from the coding sequence ATGTTGCGTGCCGCGATCCTGCTTATCGCGGCTGCCTTCCATGCCGGCGAAGCGCATTCCGGCCCGCAAATGTACGAGCCGCTTTCGGCAAGCGCCCGGCATGCGCTGCAGAAGGCGGTTTCCGACCAGGCGGTCGAAGGCAGCTCTTTCCAGTCCCGGCAACAGGCGCGGACTTGGATACTCGCCATGTCGCCCCGGCTGCAGAAGAAGCTGCCGGATTCGGTGGCGCGCATCGAATTCCTGCGCACGGTGCACTACGAAGCGACGCGAGCCGGACTCGATCCGCAGCTGGTGCTGGCGGTGATCCAGGTCGAGAGCAACTTTCGCAAGTACGCGGTTTCCACGGCCGGCGCCCGCGGCTACATGCAGGTCATGCCGTTCTGGCTCGACCTCATCGGAACTGCGGAGCACAACCTGTTTCACCTGCGCACCAACCTGCGCTATGGCTGCCTGATCCTGCGCCATTACCTGGACATCGAGCGCGGCAACCTCACGCGCGCGCTCGGCCGCTACAACGGCAGTCTCGGCAAGCTCTGGTATCCGTCGCTGGTGCAAACCGCGTGGAAGAACGCCTGGCAGTATGCCGAGCCGATTGCCCCGACGACCGCGGGCGTTGCCAACGTCGGCGGGCGCGGCGAGACGCCGGTCACGCCCGTGCCGGCTGTGACAGCGACGGTTCTGCGGCGTTAG
- a CDS encoding YihY family inner membrane protein — translation MLPRIDNALRRGSQFARLVAARFADDRCVQVAGNLTFTTLLALVPLFTIALTLFAAFPMFQDWSNAFKVFLLTTLVPEVSGKVITVYMQQFSDNAGKLTAVGLIFLAVTALMLMVNIERVFNGIWRARRNRSVVQRLVMYWTTITVGPLLIGASLSLTSWLVTESMQSVSGVRGAQELLLKLLPIVLNGAAFALLYIMIPNRRVLVKDALVGGITAAVGFEVMKRGFGVYVMLFPTYDLIYGTFATIPIFLLWIYLSWLVVLLGAVVVAVLPHWRMGARQPLFGDGGALYRALRLIELLHEARLQSQTPTVSQLVARSGIPEEEVEQLLETMNAPGWARRVEPAGWVLVRDLQTLRLVELYRLLGVRSYEAQAGDGELVRAAGGLLAQVEQELDVPLGALSNGNDPANAAEPSLSQPARA, via the coding sequence ATGCTCCCACGGATCGACAACGCACTGCGGCGCGGCAGCCAATTCGCGCGGCTGGTCGCGGCCCGCTTTGCCGATGACCGCTGCGTTCAGGTCGCCGGCAACCTGACTTTCACGACACTGCTCGCGCTGGTGCCGCTGTTCACCATCGCGCTCACCCTGTTCGCCGCCTTTCCAATGTTCCAGGATTGGTCCAACGCCTTCAAGGTGTTTCTTCTTACGACCCTGGTGCCCGAAGTGAGCGGCAAGGTGATCACGGTATACATGCAGCAATTTTCGGACAACGCCGGCAAGCTCACCGCGGTGGGCCTGATCTTCCTGGCGGTGACTGCGCTCATGCTGATGGTGAACATCGAGCGCGTGTTCAACGGCATCTGGCGTGCGCGCCGGAACCGCTCGGTCGTGCAGCGGCTGGTGATGTACTGGACGACCATCACGGTGGGGCCCTTGCTGATCGGCGCCAGCCTGTCGCTCACCTCCTGGTTGGTGACGGAATCGATGCAATCGGTCAGCGGCGTGCGGGGCGCGCAGGAGCTACTGCTCAAGCTCCTGCCGATCGTGCTCAATGGCGCGGCTTTTGCGCTGCTCTACATCATGATTCCGAACCGCCGGGTGCTCGTGAAGGATGCGCTGGTGGGCGGGATTACCGCGGCGGTCGGCTTCGAAGTGATGAAGCGCGGCTTCGGCGTGTACGTGATGCTGTTTCCGACCTACGACCTCATCTACGGAACCTTCGCCACCATCCCGATCTTTCTGTTGTGGATCTATCTGTCATGGCTGGTCGTTCTGCTCGGCGCAGTCGTGGTCGCCGTGCTGCCGCATTGGCGCATGGGGGCGCGGCAACCGCTATTCGGCGATGGCGGCGCGTTGTACCGGGCGCTGCGTCTGATCGAGTTGCTGCACGAGGCGCGCCTGCAATCGCAAACACCGACGGTCTCGCAGCTGGTCGCCCGCTCCGGGATCCCGGAAGAGGAAGTAGAACAATTGCTCGAGACGATGAATGCGCCGGGCTGGGCGCGCCGGGTCGAGCCGGCGGGTTGGGTACTGGTGCGCGATCTGCAAACGCTGCGACTGGTGGAGTTGTACCGGCTGCTTGGCGTGCGCAGCTACGAAGCGCAGGCGGGCGATGGCGAGCTGGTTCGCGCTGCCGGCGGATTGCTTGCGCAGGTGGAACAGGAGCTCGACGTCCCCCTGGGGGCCCTGTCGAACGGGAACGATCCGGCTAACGCCGCAGAACCGTCGCTGTCACAGCCGGCACGGGCGTGA
- a CDS encoding glutamate 5-kinase, whose protein sequence is MNPAAAESSALLQAARRLVVKIGSSLLTNEGRGLDQAAIAAWADQIARLTLAGREVVLVSSGAIAEGMSRLGWQRRPKSIHELQAAAAVGQMGLVQVYESCFRRHDLHTAQVLLTHADLADRKRYLNARSTLSTLLRLRVVPVINENDTVATDEIRFGDNDTLGALVTNLVEADLLVILTDQAGLFTADPRRQPDAELLRHARAGAAELETMAGGAGSELGRGGMLTKVLAAKRAARSGAHTLIASGREPEVLLRLAGGEHIGSLLQAERESLAARKQWLADNLMVYGRLHLDAGAAKALRIDGKSLLPIGVHALEGEFDRGALVSCIAPDGSEIARGLINYGAADTGRILRTPSSAIEARLGYVDEPELIHRDNLVLL, encoded by the coding sequence ATGAATCCCGCCGCCGCAGAATCATCGGCGCTGCTGCAGGCAGCGCGCCGCCTGGTGGTCAAGATCGGCAGCAGCCTGCTCACCAACGAGGGGCGCGGCCTCGATCAGGCGGCCATTGCCGCGTGGGCCGATCAGATCGCGCGCCTGACGCTCGCCGGGCGCGAAGTGGTCCTGGTATCGAGCGGCGCGATCGCCGAAGGGATGAGCCGATTGGGCTGGCAGCGGCGGCCGAAATCGATCCATGAGCTGCAGGCCGCCGCGGCCGTTGGCCAGATGGGGCTGGTGCAGGTCTACGAATCCTGCTTCCGCCGCCACGACCTGCACACGGCTCAGGTGCTGTTGACGCACGCGGATCTGGCCGATCGCAAGCGCTATCTCAACGCGCGCTCGACGCTATCGACGTTGCTGCGCTTGCGCGTCGTTCCGGTCATCAACGAGAACGACACGGTGGCGACGGACGAGATCCGTTTCGGCGACAACGATACCCTGGGGGCGCTCGTCACCAACCTGGTCGAGGCCGACCTGCTGGTGATCCTCACCGACCAGGCGGGACTCTTCACCGCGGATCCGCGCCGGCAGCCCGATGCCGAGCTGCTGCGACATGCGCGCGCCGGCGCAGCCGAGCTCGAGACCATGGCCGGTGGCGCAGGCAGCGAGCTGGGGCGCGGCGGCATGCTCACCAAGGTGCTGGCGGCCAAGCGCGCCGCTCGCAGCGGCGCGCATACCTTGATCGCATCGGGGCGAGAGCCCGAGGTGCTGCTGCGGCTCGCAGGCGGCGAGCACATCGGCTCGCTGCTGCAGGCGGAGCGCGAGAGCCTGGCGGCGCGCAAGCAATGGCTCGCGGACAACCTGATGGTATACGGGCGGCTGCATCTCGATGCCGGCGCGGCGAAGGCCCTGCGTATCGACGGCAAGAGCCTGTTGCCGATCGGCGTGCATGCGCTCGAAGGGGAATTCGATCGCGGCGCCCTGGTGAGCTGCATCGCGCCCGACGGCAGCGAAATCGCGCGCGGACTCATCAACTACGGGGCCGCCGATACCGGCCGCATCCTGCGTACGCCCTCGAGCGCGATCGAGGCCCGCCTGGGCTATGTCGACGAGCCCGAGCTGATCCACCGCGACAACCTGGTGCTGCTGTAG
- a CDS encoding spermidine synthase — protein sequence MLGVLGRIWGAPLLYRGDGIEVRERHGVRTLHLDSDTVQSAMRVDRPDALELSYTRAMMGFLLFVPPPRCALLVGLGGGSLAKFIYRSMPETRLRVVEIKREVVEVAHTYFALPRECARLSIVIGDGAQLIGQQQEPGEVMLIDAYDGRSLAASFATEAFFQAARAALSPSGVLAMNLWSSDRAFDRNLQAIDRAFDGCCLCLPAERPGNVIVFAFAAVPRRLRWAELREHAGSLQERFGLEFPRFVEGLRQMNACDTVGLRLGAMPSWT from the coding sequence ATGCTTGGGGTCTTGGGTCGAATCTGGGGCGCGCCACTGCTGTACCGCGGCGACGGCATCGAGGTGCGCGAGCGCCACGGCGTGCGAACGCTGCACCTGGATTCCGACACCGTGCAAAGCGCCATGCGGGTCGACCGGCCGGACGCGCTGGAGCTGTCCTACACCCGCGCGATGATGGGATTTCTGCTGTTCGTGCCGCCGCCGCGTTGCGCACTCCTGGTCGGACTCGGCGGCGGGTCGCTGGCGAAATTCATCTACCGTTCGATGCCCGAGACGCGGCTGCGCGTCGTGGAGATCAAGCGCGAAGTGGTCGAGGTCGCGCACACGTATTTCGCCCTGCCGCGCGAGTGCGCGCGCCTGTCCATCGTCATCGGCGATGGCGCGCAATTGATCGGCCAGCAGCAGGAGCCCGGAGAGGTCATGTTGATCGACGCCTACGATGGCCGCTCGCTGGCGGCGTCGTTTGCGACCGAAGCGTTTTTCCAGGCCGCCCGGGCCGCCCTTTCGCCCTCCGGAGTGCTGGCGATGAATCTGTGGTCGAGCGACCGTGCGTTCGACCGCAACCTGCAGGCGATCGACCGCGCCTTCGACGGGTGCTGCCTTTGTCTGCCCGCCGAGCGGCCGGGCAACGTCATCGTGTTCGCGTTCGCCGCCGTACCGCGGCGCCTGCGCTGGGCGGAGCTGCGCGAGCACGCGGGGAGCCTGCAGGAGCGGTTCGGACTCGAATTCCCTCGCTTCGTGGAAGGGCTGAGGCAGATGAACGCCTGCGATACCGTCGGATTGCGCCTGGGCGCAATGCCGTCGTGGACTTGA
- a CDS encoding proline--tRNA ligase → MRVSRLFLSTLKEAPAEAELVSHRLMLRAGLIRRLASGLYTWLPLGLRVLRKIEAIVRREMNAAGAVELLMPAIQPAELWQESGRWEQYGPDLLRLKDRHERDFCVGPTHEEVVSDLVRREVKSYRQLPVVVYQIQTKFRDEIRPRFGVMRAREFIMKDAYSFHADKAGLDLTYQDMYQAYSRVFTGLGLRFRAVAADTGAIGGTGSHEFHVLADSGEDAIAYCPNSDYAANVELAEAVAPAESRPQPQEALRKVATPGKRTCEAVCQLLGCELRRSIKAIMVHAHGKLAMLLLRGDHTLNEIKAAKLPDLAGMRLATEDEIRTAIRTPPGFIGPVGLDGSIPVIADRSAASLADFVCGANEPDFHLAGVNFGRDLPEPATVADIRNVVAGDPSPDGKGALEICRGIEVGHIFQLRKKYSEAMNVAFLDEAGKLQTMEMGCYGIGVTRIAAAAIEQNNDSRGIIFPAAIAPFQVAVVPIGAAKNAAVRAAAERVHDDLAAAGVEVLLDDRDERPGVMFADMDLIGIPYRIVVGERGLAAGQVEFKGRQEDKAAAVAVAEVVDYTRARIVAPR, encoded by the coding sequence ATGCGAGTCTCCCGCCTGTTTCTGTCGACACTCAAGGAAGCGCCTGCCGAGGCCGAGCTGGTCAGCCATCGGCTGATGTTGCGCGCCGGGCTGATCCGCCGTCTGGCGAGCGGTCTCTATACCTGGTTGCCTCTGGGGCTGCGCGTGCTGCGCAAGATCGAAGCCATCGTGCGCCGGGAGATGAACGCTGCCGGCGCGGTGGAGCTCCTGATGCCCGCCATCCAGCCTGCGGAACTGTGGCAGGAGTCAGGACGCTGGGAGCAGTACGGCCCCGACCTGTTGCGGCTCAAGGACCGGCACGAGCGCGACTTCTGCGTCGGTCCCACGCACGAGGAAGTCGTGAGCGACCTGGTGCGCAGGGAAGTGAAGAGCTACCGGCAGCTCCCGGTCGTCGTCTACCAGATCCAGACCAAGTTCCGGGACGAGATCCGGCCGCGCTTCGGCGTCATGCGCGCGCGCGAGTTCATCATGAAGGATGCATACTCGTTCCATGCCGACAAGGCCGGGCTCGATCTCACCTACCAGGACATGTACCAGGCGTACTCGCGCGTGTTCACTGGCCTGGGCTTGCGCTTTCGCGCCGTGGCTGCCGACACCGGTGCGATCGGCGGAACCGGTTCACACGAATTTCACGTGCTCGCCGATTCCGGCGAGGACGCCATCGCCTACTGCCCGAATTCGGACTACGCCGCCAATGTCGAGCTGGCGGAGGCGGTTGCGCCGGCCGAATCGCGGCCGCAACCGCAGGAAGCCCTGCGCAAGGTCGCCACGCCGGGCAAGAGGACCTGCGAGGCGGTGTGCCAGCTGCTCGGCTGTGAGCTCCGCCGCAGCATCAAGGCGATCATGGTGCACGCGCACGGGAAGCTCGCGATGCTGCTGCTGCGTGGCGACCATACGCTGAACGAGATCAAGGCGGCGAAGCTTCCCGATCTCGCCGGAATGCGGCTGGCAACCGAGGACGAAATCCGTACGGCGATTCGCACACCTCCCGGTTTCATCGGACCCGTGGGATTGGATGGCTCCATTCCCGTCATAGCGGATCGCAGCGCCGCCAGCCTGGCGGACTTTGTCTGCGGGGCCAACGAGCCCGATTTTCACCTGGCCGGCGTCAACTTCGGCCGCGACCTGCCCGAGCCTGCCACTGTGGCCGACATCCGCAACGTGGTTGCCGGCGATCCCAGTCCGGACGGCAAGGGAGCCCTCGAAATCTGCCGCGGCATCGAGGTCGGCCACATCTTCCAGTTGCGGAAGAAATACTCGGAAGCCATGAACGTCGCCTTCCTGGACGAGGCGGGCAAGCTGCAAACCATGGAAATGGGCTGCTATGGCATCGGTGTCACCCGCATCGCCGCCGCCGCGATCGAGCAAAATAACGATTCCCGCGGCATTATTTTCCCGGCTGCGATCGCGCCGTTCCAGGTGGCGGTGGTGCCGATCGGAGCCGCCAAGAATGCCGCGGTCCGGGCGGCGGCGGAGCGGGTGCACGACGACCTGGCGGCCGCCGGTGTCGAAGTGCTGCTCGACGATCGCGACGAACGGCCCGGGGTGATGTTCGCCGATATGGACCTGATCGGCATTCCGTATCGGATCGTGGTCGGGGAACGGGGTCTTGCGGCTGGCCAGGTCGAATTCAAGGGCCGGCAGGAAGACAAGGCGGCTGCCGTGGCGGTCGCCGAGGTAGTCGACTATACTCGGGCGCGAATCGTGGCGCCTCGCTAG
- a CDS encoding Fe-S oxidoreductase — protein sequence MTVREGNLEPPKRHPLDWRNPEFYDEARLFEELHRVYDVCHGCRRCFNLCNAFPHLFDLIDEGPSGELDGVEKSRYWEVVDQCYLCDMCFMTKCPYVPPHPLNIDFPHLMLRAKGVKFKKSGASLRDRLLTSTDAVGKLASIPVVAQIVNTANRMPLARALMEKAIGVHRERELPPYTSRKFRAAAKPQSGTAAGSAGACPGKVALFATCYINCNEPEIGHDLLAVLGHNHIPTVLIEDEVCCGMPKLELGDFAAVARNKERNIPVLAKLAREGYAILTAVPSCTLMFKQELPLMYPDDPDAAAVAEAMYDPFEYLLLRHRDGLLETDFKNELGRVAYHVPCHLRVQNMGHKTRDVLKLVPGTEVQMVERCSGHDGTWGVKKEYFETSMKIGRPVFRQMGEAKADYISSDCAIAGRQICQGIGVEAPTKAHPLTLLRKAYGL from the coding sequence ATGACGGTCAGGGAAGGCAATCTCGAACCGCCCAAGCGCCACCCGCTCGACTGGCGCAACCCCGAGTTCTACGACGAGGCCCGGCTGTTCGAGGAGCTGCACCGGGTATACGACGTCTGTCATGGCTGCAGGCGCTGCTTCAACCTGTGCAATGCTTTTCCGCATCTGTTCGATCTGATCGACGAAGGGCCGAGCGGCGAGCTGGACGGAGTGGAGAAGTCGCGCTACTGGGAAGTCGTGGACCAGTGCTACCTGTGCGACATGTGCTTCATGACCAAGTGTCCCTATGTGCCGCCGCACCCGCTCAACATCGATTTTCCGCATCTGATGCTGCGCGCCAAGGGTGTCAAGTTCAAAAAATCGGGTGCGTCGCTGCGCGATCGTCTGCTCACCAGTACCGATGCGGTCGGCAAGCTCGCATCCATTCCGGTCGTGGCGCAGATCGTGAATACCGCGAACCGCATGCCGCTAGCACGCGCGCTGATGGAGAAGGCGATCGGCGTGCACCGTGAGCGGGAGCTGCCGCCTTACACGAGCCGCAAGTTTCGAGCGGCGGCCAAGCCCCAAAGCGGCACTGCCGCGGGCAGCGCAGGCGCCTGTCCCGGCAAGGTTGCGCTGTTCGCGACCTGCTACATCAACTGCAACGAGCCCGAGATCGGCCACGACCTGCTCGCGGTGCTCGGCCACAACCACATCCCGACCGTATTGATCGAGGACGAAGTGTGCTGCGGGATGCCGAAACTCGAGCTGGGGGATTTCGCAGCGGTGGCGCGCAACAAGGAACGCAATATCCCGGTGCTTGCGAAACTGGCGCGAGAAGGTTACGCGATCCTCACCGCGGTGCCGTCCTGCACGCTGATGTTCAAGCAGGAGCTGCCGTTGATGTACCCGGATGACCCAGACGCGGCGGCGGTTGCCGAGGCGATGTACGATCCGTTCGAATACCTGCTTCTGCGCCACCGGGACGGGTTGCTCGAGACCGACTTCAAGAACGAGCTGGGGCGCGTCGCCTACCACGTGCCGTGCCACCTGCGGGTGCAGAACATGGGCCACAAGACCCGCGACGTGCTCAAGCTCGTGCCCGGCACCGAAGTGCAGATGGTCGAGCGCTGTTCCGGCCACGACGGCACCTGGGGGGTGAAGAAGGAGTACTTCGAGACGTCGATGAAGATCGGCCGGCCGGTATTCCGGCAGATGGGTGAAGCCAAAGCGGACTACATCAGCTCCGATTGCGCCATTGCCGGCCGTCAGATCTGCCAGGGGATCGGCGTTGAGGCGCCGACCAAGGCGCATCCGCTCACGCTGCTGCGCAAGGCATACGGCCTCTAG